In Geotalea uraniireducens, one genomic interval encodes:
- a CDS encoding IclR family transcriptional regulator translates to MARRKKESTTNPEGGAEHLGKPNVPRTDKSFYMIQAVSNALTLLELFDDKVAELGIREMRDRLELTTQATERLVATLERRGYLELNRLTGCYRLGLKTYEISRTFLAQAELFRHAQTVLRNLVNVCNETAYIATMHDYLSTYLEAVETTMTVRVASRIGSRLPAYCTAAGKVLLAALPPERLAEYLERVELRPYTDRTITDREALARHLAAIAEQGYAVGNEELERGIRGVAAPVRNHTGRIVAAVIISGPAMRLTDERLAAELIPQVRQAADEISLKLGYLAGGRREAPAPSTEHGQ, encoded by the coding sequence GTGGCACGACGAAAGAAAGAATCGACAACCAATCCGGAGGGAGGTGCCGAACACCTCGGCAAACCGAATGTCCCGCGCACCGACAAATCGTTCTACATGATCCAGGCCGTATCGAATGCCCTGACCCTCCTGGAACTGTTCGACGACAAGGTTGCCGAACTCGGCATCAGGGAGATGCGCGACCGGCTCGAACTGACCACCCAGGCAACCGAGCGGCTGGTGGCGACCCTCGAACGGCGCGGCTACCTGGAGCTCAACCGGCTGACCGGCTGCTACCGCCTCGGGCTCAAGACCTACGAGATCAGCCGGACCTTCCTTGCCCAGGCGGAACTGTTCCGCCACGCCCAGACGGTACTGAGGAACTTGGTGAACGTCTGCAACGAAACCGCCTACATTGCCACCATGCACGATTATCTCAGCACTTACCTGGAAGCGGTCGAAACGACCATGACCGTCCGGGTGGCATCGCGGATCGGCTCCCGGCTCCCCGCCTACTGCACCGCCGCCGGCAAAGTGCTGCTCGCCGCCCTGCCGCCGGAACGGCTGGCCGAGTATCTGGAACGGGTCGAGCTTCGCCCCTACACCGACCGGACAATCACCGACCGGGAGGCCCTCGCCCGCCACCTGGCGGCGATCGCCGAACAGGGATACGCCGTCGGCAACGAAGAGCTGGAACGAGGAATCCGGGGAGTGGCAGCGCCGGTCCGGAATCATACCGGCCGGATCGTCGCCGCGGTGATCATTTCCGGACCGGCAATGCGCCTGACCGACGAGCGGCTCGCCGCCGAACTGATCCCCCAGGTCCGCCAGGCCGCCGACGAAATTTCACTCAAGCTCGGCTACCTTGCCGGCGGCCGGCGGGAGGCTCCCGCCCCTTCCACGGAGCACGGCCAATGA
- the lpxC gene encoding UDP-3-O-acyl-N-acetylglucosamine deacetylase codes for MIKRQTTINRIFRLSGIGLHTGRTVTLEFLPRREFGIAFVNNGQLIPARYDMVADTRLSTQIAAGGASVATIEHLMAAFYYSGITNCLVYIDGPEVPIMDGSAWEFYHEIWRAGVYEFPEPGVYLQVTRPVEVRHNDAWVRIKPLNTLDITMTIEFRPPVGKQRKRVMDVENAVSIINSRTFVLHEEIEAIRKAGLAKGGSLDNAVVIGGESIVNPQGLRYKKELVNHKILDLIGDLYTCGYRLLGKVEAHKTGHYLNNLLLREIFSDPENYAIY; via the coding sequence ATGATCAAACGGCAGACAACCATCAACAGGATCTTCCGGCTGAGCGGCATCGGCCTGCATACCGGCCGGACCGTCACCCTCGAATTCCTCCCCCGGCGGGAGTTCGGCATCGCCTTCGTCAATAACGGCCAGCTGATCCCTGCCCGCTACGACATGGTGGCCGATACCCGCCTGTCGACGCAGATCGCCGCCGGCGGCGCCTCGGTGGCGACCATCGAGCACCTGATGGCCGCTTTCTACTATTCGGGGATCACCAACTGTCTGGTCTACATCGACGGCCCCGAGGTGCCGATTATGGATGGCTCGGCCTGGGAGTTCTACCACGAGATATGGCGGGCCGGCGTTTACGAGTTCCCCGAGCCGGGCGTCTACCTGCAGGTGACCCGGCCCGTCGAAGTGCGGCACAACGACGCCTGGGTGCGGATCAAGCCGCTCAATACCCTCGACATCACCATGACCATCGAGTTCCGGCCGCCGGTGGGGAAACAGCGCAAGCGGGTGATGGACGTGGAGAATGCCGTTTCGATCATCAACTCGCGGACCTTCGTCCTCCACGAGGAGATCGAGGCGATCCGCAAGGCCGGGCTGGCCAAGGGGGGATCCCTCGACAACGCCGTGGTGATCGGCGGCGAGAGCATCGTCAACCCCCAGGGGCTCCGCTACAAGAAGGAACTGGTGAACCACAAGATCCTCGACCTGATCGGCGACCTCTATACCTGCGGTTACCGGTTGCTCGGCAAGGTGGAGGCGCACAAGACCGGTCACTACCTGAACAACCTGCTATTGCGGGAAATCTTTTCCGATCCGGAAAATTACGCTATCTACTGA
- a CDS encoding thioredoxin family protein, translating into MRFLAVMALIVSCSALPAWGAKPAGKDLRGPTTPAALYAAFPIFRDNAAAYQPQAKVIAALRRIDRPTRIVVFFGTWCLDSRSEVPTLLKTLDVTANSRLTLELDAVDRLKDDGIGLADRFDIDSVPVFIFIRDGRELGRITVFPRTTMEEEMLAIIATHR; encoded by the coding sequence ATGCGATTTCTTGCGGTGATGGCACTGATCGTCTCATGCAGCGCGCTGCCGGCGTGGGGGGCGAAACCGGCCGGCAAGGACCTGCGCGGTCCGACTACGCCGGCCGCGCTCTATGCCGCCTTCCCGATCTTCCGGGACAATGCCGCGGCCTATCAGCCACAGGCCAAGGTGATCGCCGCCTTGCGCCGGATCGACCGGCCAACTCGGATCGTGGTCTTTTTCGGCACCTGGTGCCTCGATTCGCGCAGCGAAGTGCCAACACTGCTGAAGACCCTCGACGTCACCGCCAACTCGCGACTCACCCTGGAACTCGATGCCGTGGACCGGCTCAAAGACGATGGAATCGGCCTGGCGGACCGCTTCGACATCGACAGCGTGCCGGTCTTCATCTTTATCCGCGACGGTCGGGAACTGGGACGGATCACCGTCTTCCCCCGGACGACCATGGAAGAGGAGATGCTCGCCATCATCGCCACCCACCGTTAG
- a CDS encoding hydrogenase, with translation MIRAILARLKQGHRTTRYPREPVTLPPRFRGFPEFLTERCPADCRRCADACPYGAISCADDLSLDLGKCLFCPECATACPHEAISFTTDPRLAANRREELLVRPGAERILACALEERTRALFGRSLKFREVSAAGCNACEADTNVLSTIGWDLGRFGIQFVASPRHADGLWVTGPVSENMREALLMTYEAIPAPKIVVACGACAINGGPYLDSPAAHNGIGDLVPVDLYIPGCPPHPVTILDGLLRLLGKI, from the coding sequence ATGATCCGTGCGATCCTGGCCCGGCTGAAACAGGGGCACCGGACGACCCGCTATCCGCGGGAACCGGTGACGCTTCCCCCCCGGTTCCGCGGCTTCCCGGAATTCCTGACGGAGCGGTGTCCGGCCGACTGCCGCCGCTGCGCCGACGCCTGCCCCTACGGCGCCATCTCCTGCGCCGACGACCTCTCCCTCGACCTGGGGAAATGCCTCTTCTGCCCGGAATGCGCCACCGCCTGCCCCCACGAGGCGATCAGCTTCACCACCGATCCCCGGCTGGCGGCCAACCGCCGCGAGGAGTTGCTCGTCCGCCCGGGCGCCGAACGAATCCTGGCCTGCGCCCTGGAGGAACGGACCCGGGCGCTGTTCGGCCGCTCGCTGAAGTTCCGCGAAGTAAGCGCTGCCGGCTGCAACGCCTGCGAAGCGGACACCAACGTCCTGTCGACCATCGGCTGGGACCTGGGACGCTTCGGCATCCAGTTCGTCGCCTCGCCCCGCCATGCCGACGGCCTCTGGGTCACCGGCCCGGTCAGCGAAAACATGCGCGAAGCGCTGCTGATGACCTACGAGGCGATCCCGGCGCCGAAGATCGTCGTCGCCTGCGGCGCCTGCGCCATCAACGGCGGGCCTTACCTCGACTCCCCGGCAGCGCACAACGGCATCGGCGACCTCGTCCCGGTCGACCTCTACATCCCCGGCTGCCCTCCCCACCCGGTTACCATTCTCGACGGCCTGCTCCGGCTGTTGGGCAAGATTTGA
- a CDS encoding chemotaxis protein CheD — MNRQLFVGRKILRIPPCGYQVARGRIIMSTLLGSCVAACLYDPENGVAGMNHFMLSNRRYAREMPFSITEAGRYGIHAMELLINALMRHGARRANLRAKAFGGASIFTNRDVVGNFSCVGSVNCRFIREFLDNEGIPLVASDLGGERGRVIYFDGGDYSVYVRRMSGRRNIVVAERDRSLWQQSVEEHDREAAGIDLWLPGQPRY; from the coding sequence ATGAATCGTCAGCTCTTCGTCGGTCGCAAGATACTCCGGATTCCTCCCTGTGGTTACCAAGTGGCGCGGGGACGGATCATCATGTCCACCCTCCTCGGGTCCTGCGTGGCGGCCTGCCTTTACGACCCGGAAAACGGCGTGGCCGGGATGAACCATTTCATGCTGAGCAATCGTCGCTATGCCCGCGAGATGCCCTTCAGCATCACCGAAGCGGGACGTTACGGCATCCATGCCATGGAGTTGCTGATCAACGCGCTGATGCGGCACGGGGCGCGGCGGGCCAACCTGCGGGCCAAGGCCTTCGGCGGCGCTTCGATCTTTACCAATCGGGACGTCGTCGGCAATTTCTCCTGCGTTGGCAGTGTGAATTGCCGTTTCATCCGGGAATTCCTCGATAACGAAGGAATTCCGCTCGTTGCCTCCGACCTGGGGGGGGAGCGGGGGCGGGTCATCTATTTCGATGGGGGCGACTATTCGGTGTATGTCCGCCGGATGAGCGGGCGGCGCAATATCGTCGTGGCGGAGCGCGACCGGAGCCTCTGGCAGCAGAGCGTGGAAGAGCATGACCGGGAGGCCGCCGGCATCGACCTCTGGCTGCCGGGGCAACCCCGTTACTGA
- a CDS encoding fatty acid--CoA ligase gives MNDHLIPRTESAYSYPLLIKNLLQAPLVAAPDQEIVYRDSLRYTYRTLGERICRLANVLTSLGVKAGDTVAVMDWDSHRYLECFFAVPMIGAVLHTINVRLSPEQILYTIDHAEDDVLLVNSEFVPLLEQIKGRLDTVRTFVLLTDDRKPVAGSIPFAGEYEELLAAAPTSFDFPDFDENTRATTFYSTGTTGLPKGVYFSHRQLVLHTFATVAALATPLTHGRFHRQDVYMPITPMFHVHAWGLPYVATMLGVKQVYPGRYVPEQLLELIARERVTFSHCVPTILHMLLKSPASATVDLAGWKVIIGGASMSRTLCLEALQRGIDLFTGYGMSETCPILTLAHLTPEMLARPAAEQAEIRCKTGIPLPLVHLRLVDEQFRDVPRDGQSTGELVVRAPWLTQGYLKDHKASAKLWEGGWLHTSDVANIDPHGYAKITDRTKDVIKVAGEWLSSLELEDLLVHHPAVAEVAVIGQPDEKWGERPLALVVTKPDQQPPVTEKQLLHHVREYAEKGLISKQVVLLRLRFVAAIDKTSVGKTNKVALREKYL, from the coding sequence ATGAACGACCATCTGATTCCGCGCACGGAGTCGGCTTACTCATACCCGCTGCTGATCAAGAACCTCCTCCAGGCGCCGCTGGTTGCCGCTCCGGACCAGGAGATCGTCTACCGAGATTCGCTTCGTTATACCTACCGTACCCTGGGGGAGCGGATCTGCCGACTGGCCAATGTCCTGACCAGTCTCGGCGTCAAGGCCGGCGACACGGTGGCGGTAATGGACTGGGACAGCCATCGCTACCTGGAGTGTTTCTTCGCCGTGCCGATGATCGGCGCAGTGCTTCACACCATCAACGTCCGGCTCTCTCCTGAACAGATCCTCTATACCATCGACCATGCGGAAGACGATGTCCTTCTGGTCAACAGCGAGTTCGTGCCGCTGCTCGAGCAGATCAAGGGGCGGCTCGATACGGTCAGGACATTCGTGCTGTTGACTGACGACCGCAAGCCGGTTGCCGGTTCCATCCCGTTCGCCGGGGAATACGAGGAACTGCTGGCGGCGGCGCCAACCTCCTTCGATTTTCCCGACTTCGACGAGAATACCCGGGCGACTACATTCTATTCGACCGGCACCACCGGCTTGCCCAAGGGGGTCTATTTCAGCCATCGCCAGCTGGTGCTCCATACCTTCGCTACCGTTGCCGCCCTGGCGACGCCTTTGACCCACGGCCGGTTCCATCGCCAGGACGTCTACATGCCGATTACCCCGATGTTCCACGTCCATGCCTGGGGACTTCCCTACGTTGCAACCATGCTGGGAGTCAAGCAGGTCTATCCGGGGCGCTACGTCCCCGAACAATTGCTCGAACTGATCGCCCGCGAGCGGGTGACCTTTTCCCACTGTGTGCCGACCATCCTCCATATGCTGCTGAAAAGCCCTGCGTCCGCCACTGTCGATCTGGCCGGCTGGAAAGTGATCATCGGCGGGGCCAGCATGTCCCGGACCCTCTGTCTGGAGGCGCTGCAGCGGGGGATCGATCTCTTCACCGGTTACGGGATGTCGGAAACCTGCCCGATTCTCACCCTGGCACACCTGACCCCGGAGATGCTGGCGCGCCCGGCGGCGGAGCAGGCCGAGATTCGCTGCAAGACCGGCATCCCGTTGCCGCTGGTACATCTCCGGCTGGTGGACGAACAGTTCCGCGATGTCCCCCGCGATGGCCAGAGTACCGGTGAACTGGTGGTCCGCGCGCCCTGGCTCACCCAGGGGTATCTGAAAGATCACAAGGCGTCGGCGAAGCTGTGGGAGGGGGGGTGGCTCCATACCAGCGATGTGGCGAACATCGATCCCCATGGCTATGCGAAGATTACCGACCGGACCAAGGACGTGATCAAGGTGGCGGGGGAATGGCTCTCTTCGCTGGAACTGGAGGATCTGCTCGTCCATCACCCGGCGGTGGCGGAAGTGGCGGTGATCGGCCAGCCCGACGAGAAGTGGGGGGAGCGTCCCCTGGCGCTCGTGGTGACCAAGCCGGACCAGCAGCCGCCGGTGACGGAAAAGCAGCTGCTCCATCATGTGCGCGAGTACGCCGAAAAAGGGCTGATCTCCAAGCAGGTAGTGCTGCTGCGGCTGCGGTTCGTCGCTGCCATCGACAAGACCAGCGTCGGCAAAACCAACAAGGTCGCCCTGCGTGAGAAATATCTGTAA
- a CDS encoding hydrogenase, whose amino-acid sequence MTSPFLTCHNGMALPFAEVPHFAGDRFFQEIIDATGHGWQVASYFGIPEPDGAILCCVLTYKADGLIGLLRTTVGESFPSLAERSPQVSLFEREIAEQCGIIPAGHPWLKPVRFHHSFRPGHDAWGRAPAEPILPGVMEFYRVEGEEVHEVAVGPVHAGIIEPGHFRFQCHGEQVMHLEISLGYQHRGIEQALAGGPHPRTPYQMETVAGDTTIGHMQAYCMVVEALSRSRVPARAEVIRGIALELERLANHTGDLGAIAGDVGYLPTSSFCGRIRGDFLNMSAVLCGSRFGRGLLRPGGVVFDIEPAARDDLRARLDAAHADLANAVKLLWDTPSVMSRLENTGTVPLETAEKLGLVGPAARASGLKRDVRFDHPFGIYRMAQIPVVTAHHGDVCARTVVRWLEAEKSLDFIGDQLGQLPVGSCRNQTGTPDAERIAVALTEGWRGEICHVAITDEAGRFRRYKVTDPSFHNWQGLALALRGQQISDFPLCNKSFNLSYCGFDL is encoded by the coding sequence GTGACGAGTCCGTTCCTCACCTGCCACAACGGGATGGCGCTGCCGTTCGCCGAGGTCCCCCACTTCGCCGGCGACCGCTTTTTCCAGGAGATCATCGACGCCACCGGCCACGGCTGGCAGGTTGCCTCCTACTTCGGCATCCCCGAGCCGGACGGGGCGATTCTCTGCTGCGTGCTCACCTACAAGGCCGATGGCTTGATCGGCCTGCTCCGGACCACCGTCGGCGAGTCGTTCCCCTCGCTCGCCGAGCGCTCTCCCCAGGTGAGCCTCTTCGAGCGAGAGATCGCCGAGCAGTGCGGCATCATCCCCGCCGGCCACCCCTGGCTGAAGCCGGTCCGCTTCCACCACTCGTTCCGCCCAGGTCACGACGCCTGGGGCCGGGCACCGGCAGAACCGATCCTCCCCGGCGTGATGGAGTTCTACCGGGTCGAGGGGGAAGAGGTCCACGAAGTGGCAGTCGGCCCGGTCCACGCCGGGATCATCGAACCGGGGCACTTCCGCTTCCAGTGCCACGGCGAGCAGGTGATGCACCTGGAGATCTCCCTCGGCTACCAGCACCGGGGAATCGAGCAGGCGCTCGCCGGCGGTCCCCACCCCCGCACCCCCTACCAGATGGAGACGGTGGCCGGAGATACCACCATCGGCCACATGCAGGCCTACTGCATGGTCGTCGAAGCGCTCTCCCGGAGCCGGGTGCCGGCCCGGGCGGAGGTGATCCGCGGCATCGCCCTGGAGTTGGAGCGACTGGCCAACCATACCGGCGACCTCGGCGCCATCGCCGGCGACGTCGGCTACCTCCCAACCTCCTCCTTCTGCGGCCGGATCAGGGGCGACTTCCTCAACATGAGCGCCGTCCTGTGCGGCAGCCGCTTTGGCCGGGGGCTGCTCCGTCCCGGCGGCGTCGTCTTCGACATCGAACCGGCGGCCCGGGACGACCTGCGAGCCCGGCTCGACGCCGCCCACGCCGACCTGGCCAATGCCGTAAAACTCCTCTGGGACACCCCGTCGGTGATGAGCCGGCTGGAAAATACCGGCACGGTGCCGCTGGAAACGGCGGAGAAACTAGGGCTGGTCGGCCCGGCAGCCCGCGCCTCCGGGCTCAAGCGGGACGTCCGCTTCGACCACCCGTTCGGCATCTACCGGATGGCCCAGATCCCGGTGGTCACCGCCCACCACGGTGACGTCTGCGCCCGGACCGTGGTCCGCTGGCTGGAGGCGGAAAAATCCCTCGACTTCATCGGCGACCAGCTCGGCCAGCTGCCGGTCGGCTCGTGCCGCAACCAAACCGGGACGCCGGACGCCGAGCGGATCGCCGTAGCGCTGACCGAAGGGTGGCGTGGCGAAATCTGCCACGTGGCAATCACCGACGAAGCCGGCCGTTTCCGCCGTTACAAGGTGACCGACCCCTCGTTCCACAACTGGCAGGGACTCGCCCTGGCCCTGCGCGGCCAGCAGATTTCCGATTTCCCGCTCTGCAACAAGAGCTTCAATCTATCTTATTGCGGTTTTGACCTGTAG
- a CDS encoding DUF5684 domain-containing protein → MKGIWGGGVVLALVLAVLIGTVQIAGAKQVYLKDGGVIDCRSAWRDDGRVQVLVNRDTLVTLGTDEVDLPRTFGRPAAKQLRQKHHRGHHRSAGHGAAAATAADPPPAAGDPAPAGAVVDPATPPVKPEPALASPAVPHVAPSAEPPRQQSQPTVGIPAPAPVPANSIPPNVALFLSTFGTSLVAVLVVLFLFFLAVYWKVYVKAGEPGWSSLIPFYNLFILVKIAGKPWWWFLLLFLPLVNIIVAVLLHLALAARFGKGVLFGLGLAFLGFIFFPILAFGKAEYQPLIPSPAGA, encoded by the coding sequence ATGAAAGGCATCTGGGGGGGAGGAGTAGTGCTGGCGCTGGTACTGGCCGTGCTGATCGGCACGGTGCAGATTGCCGGCGCCAAGCAGGTTTATCTCAAGGACGGCGGGGTAATCGATTGCCGGTCGGCCTGGCGGGATGACGGGCGCGTGCAGGTGCTGGTCAACCGCGATACGCTGGTAACTCTCGGTACCGACGAGGTCGATCTGCCCAGGACCTTTGGCCGCCCTGCGGCAAAGCAGCTCCGGCAGAAACATCACCGTGGTCATCATCGTTCTGCGGGGCACGGCGCTGCGGCGGCTACAGCTGCCGACCCGCCGCCCGCGGCCGGCGATCCGGCGCCTGCCGGCGCTGTTGTCGACCCGGCTACCCCACCGGTCAAACCGGAACCCGCGCTGGCGTCGCCAGCCGTTCCGCATGTCGCTCCTTCCGCCGAACCGCCCCGGCAGCAATCACAGCCGACGGTGGGCATCCCGGCTCCGGCACCGGTGCCGGCCAATTCGATTCCGCCGAACGTCGCGCTGTTCCTCTCGACGTTTGGTACCTCGCTGGTCGCGGTGCTGGTCGTGCTGTTCCTCTTTTTCCTGGCGGTCTACTGGAAAGTCTACGTCAAGGCCGGAGAACCGGGCTGGAGCAGCCTGATCCCATTTTATAACCTGTTCATCCTGGTGAAGATCGCCGGCAAGCCGTGGTGGTGGTTCCTGCTGCTGTTCCTGCCGCTCGTCAATATCATCGTCGCCGTGCTGCTTCACCTGGCGCTGGCGGCCCGCTTCGGCAAGGGGGTGTTGTTCGGGCTCGGCCTGGCTTTCCTCGGTTTTATCTTCTTCCCGATTCTGGCCTTCGGCAAGGCGGAATACCAGCCGCTGATCCCGTCGCCGGCGGGAGCCTAG
- a CDS encoding ATP-binding protein, whose protein sequence is MTLFSPVFRKHRTIRRIRLYLAIALAGWTALLALSIMLELSSLRGNTEQTARAEALMAYEKDALYRRWASRRGGVYVEASPDSPPNLHLSHVTERDIITPSGRHLTLVNPAYMTRQVFQTAKEFAGPQGHIASLRPLYHGNQPDSWEAKCLRSFERGTTEASSVESMAGQPYMRFMRPFIAEESCLKCHGVQGYKVGDVVGGISVAVPMAGLLAAQQEEVWQIWGWHGLLWLLGCVVIGWGGRRIGLDTVALVTQEERLTERNEELVMTEEELRQQVDEYQQAQNELQAEKNKLETIMASMGDGLIIVAPDYRIIYQNRVITALFGDRTGELCYQAYRGKAERCLDCPVDQSFADGRPHTEELTLQNAGRELCFEVIASPLRDWNGSIVAVVAVLRDVTERKKAQREMERLNASLEERVYERTALLESEIRQREAAQYEIGLLNEDLMRRTLQLEQSNRELESFSYSVSHDLRAPLRHINGFSHALAEEFGDLLNEECRGYLQRIDTAASRMGVLIDDLLSLARVTQAEMRHERVDLSGLCVQVLKQLQETAPARQVEWTVAPDVAACGDPLLLRQLMENLLGNAWKYTGNADVARIEFGRTEWEGTPCCFIRDNGVGFDMQYADKLFKAFQRLHGTEFEGSGIGLATVQRIIARHGGRIWAESAVGCGATFYFVLPGCPDR, encoded by the coding sequence ATGACCCTTTTTTCACCTGTTTTTCGCAAACATCGCACCATTCGCCGGATCAGGCTCTACTTGGCGATTGCTCTGGCGGGGTGGACGGCGTTACTGGCCCTGTCGATCATGCTGGAGCTCTCCTCGCTGCGCGGCAATACCGAGCAGACTGCCAGAGCCGAGGCCCTGATGGCCTACGAAAAAGATGCTCTCTACCGGCGCTGGGCGTCCCGGCGCGGCGGCGTCTATGTTGAGGCATCACCCGATTCGCCGCCGAACCTGCATCTCTCCCATGTCACCGAACGGGATATCATTACCCCCTCAGGCCGCCATCTCACCCTTGTCAACCCTGCCTACATGACCCGCCAGGTTTTTCAGACCGCCAAGGAGTTTGCCGGTCCCCAGGGGCATATTGCCAGTCTTCGCCCCCTCTACCACGGCAACCAGCCCGACTCGTGGGAGGCGAAATGTCTCCGTTCCTTCGAACGGGGGACCACCGAGGCCAGCTCGGTCGAGTCGATGGCCGGCCAGCCCTACATGCGCTTCATGCGCCCCTTCATCGCTGAGGAGTCCTGTCTCAAGTGCCATGGCGTCCAGGGGTACAAAGTAGGTGATGTGGTCGGCGGCATCAGCGTCGCCGTACCGATGGCCGGCCTGCTCGCCGCCCAGCAGGAGGAGGTGTGGCAGATCTGGGGCTGGCACGGACTGCTCTGGCTCCTCGGCTGCGTCGTCATCGGCTGGGGCGGACGCCGTATCGGCCTCGATACGGTGGCCCTCGTCACCCAGGAGGAGCGCCTGACCGAGCGGAACGAAGAGCTGGTGATGACCGAGGAAGAGCTGCGACAGCAGGTAGACGAGTATCAGCAGGCCCAGAACGAGCTCCAGGCGGAGAAGAACAAACTGGAAACGATCATGGCCAGCATGGGAGACGGGCTGATTATCGTCGCTCCCGATTACCGGATCATCTATCAGAACCGGGTGATAACCGCCCTGTTCGGCGATCGGACCGGTGAACTCTGTTACCAGGCCTACCGAGGGAAGGCTGAGCGGTGTCTCGATTGTCCGGTCGACCAATCGTTTGCCGACGGCAGGCCCCATACCGAAGAGCTGACCTTGCAGAATGCCGGGCGGGAACTCTGTTTCGAGGTCATCGCCTCGCCGCTACGGGACTGGAACGGCTCCATCGTGGCGGTGGTGGCGGTGCTGCGCGATGTTACCGAACGGAAGAAGGCCCAACGGGAGATGGAACGGCTAAATGCCTCCCTTGAGGAACGGGTTTACGAGCGGACTGCCCTCCTGGAGTCGGAAATCAGGCAGCGGGAAGCCGCCCAGTACGAGATCGGCCTGTTGAACGAAGACCTGATGCGGCGCACGTTGCAGCTCGAACAGAGCAACCGGGAACTGGAATCGTTCAGCTATTCGGTGTCCCATGATCTGCGAGCCCCACTGCGCCACATCAATGGTTTCAGCCATGCCCTGGCCGAGGAGTTCGGCGACCTCCTGAACGAGGAGTGCCGCGGCTACCTGCAGCGGATCGATACCGCCGCCAGCCGGATGGGGGTGTTGATCGACGACCTGCTGTCGTTGGCGCGGGTGACCCAGGCGGAGATGCGCCACGAGCGGGTCGATCTGAGCGGCCTCTGCGTCCAGGTGCTGAAACAGCTGCAGGAGACCGCCCCGGCCCGGCAGGTGGAGTGGACCGTTGCCCCGGATGTTGCTGCCTGCGGCGATCCGTTGCTGCTGCGCCAGCTCATGGAAAACCTGCTCGGCAATGCCTGGAAGTATACGGGAAACGCCGACGTTGCCCGGATCGAATTCGGTCGGACTGAGTGGGAGGGGACCCCCTGCTGTTTTATCCGCGATAACGGGGTCGGCTTCGACATGCAGTATGCCGACAAGCTCTTCAAAGCGTTCCAGCGGTTGCACGGTACCGAGTTCGAAGGAAGCGGCATCGGCCTGGCAACTGTCCAGCGGATCATTGCCCGCCATGGCGGCCGGATCTGGGCGGAGTCGGCGGTCGGCTGCGGGGCGACATTCTATTTTGTCCTTCCCGGTTGTCCTGACCGCTAG